In Candidatus Rokuibacteriota bacterium, one genomic interval encodes:
- a CDS encoding ABC transporter substrate-binding protein has product MLLRALPLALAACLGAAGALPVRAAEPLAIGEINPRTGALALQGTSVHQGIALAVEEQNARGGIGGRPLALLSRDDEGRPERALAAAEELAGRHRVVALIGGYVDSLVGPVGEVADRSRIPYLATASLDERLTRRGNRHFFRVSGLEAYVRVTTGVVQDVFKAERVAILYSQTPGASQLARRQKELFERAGIRVPVFEPFSPGLSDFTPLLARVRDQRADVLLSDTFFADHLLLVRQMTRAGIRIRAFVGAFGMEFPGVIRELGPASEGLYGTSSWQPGVMLGGREAESRAFIEAYSRRFGAAPVPLSMHGYAAARALLTALEALARAGKPITGETARDALAAVDLDTPLGRIKFDERGEPLFYERVIVQIQGGRHVVVYPRERATAPPILPGR; this is encoded by the coding sequence GTGCTGCTCCGCGCCCTCCCCCTCGCGCTCGCGGCGTGCCTGGGCGCGGCGGGCGCGCTGCCGGTCCGGGCCGCCGAGCCCCTCGCCATCGGGGAGATCAACCCGCGCACCGGCGCCCTGGCGCTCCAGGGGACGAGCGTCCACCAGGGCATCGCGCTGGCCGTGGAGGAGCAGAACGCGCGCGGCGGCATCGGCGGCCGCCCGCTGGCGCTCCTCTCCCGCGACGACGAGGGTCGGCCGGAGCGGGCCCTGGCCGCCGCCGAGGAGCTCGCGGGACGCCACCGGGTCGTGGCGTTGATCGGCGGCTACGTGGACAGCCTGGTGGGGCCCGTGGGGGAGGTGGCGGACCGGTCCCGGATCCCCTACCTCGCCACGGCCTCCCTCGACGAGCGGCTGACCCGGCGCGGCAACCGCCACTTCTTCCGCGTGTCGGGCCTCGAGGCTTATGTCCGGGTGACGACGGGCGTGGTCCAGGACGTCTTCAAGGCCGAGCGGGTGGCCATCCTCTACTCGCAGACGCCCGGCGCCTCGCAGCTCGCGCGTCGCCAGAAGGAGCTCTTCGAGCGGGCCGGGATCCGGGTCCCCGTCTTCGAGCCGTTCAGCCCCGGCCTCTCCGACTTCACTCCACTCCTGGCCCGGGTCCGCGACCAGCGGGCCGACGTCCTGCTGTCCGACACCTTCTTCGCCGATCACCTGCTGCTCGTGCGCCAGATGACCCGGGCCGGGATCCGGATCCGGGCCTTCGTGGGGGCCTTCGGCATGGAGTTCCCCGGGGTGATCCGCGAGCTGGGCCCGGCCAGCGAGGGGCTCTACGGGACCAGCTCGTGGCAGCCGGGAGTCATGCTCGGCGGCCGCGAGGCGGAGTCGCGCGCCTTCATCGAGGCCTACTCCAGGCGGTTCGGCGCCGCGCCCGTCCCGCTCAGCATGCACGGCTATGCCGCGGCCCGCGCGCTCCTCACGGCCCTGGAGGCGCTGGCGCGCGCGGGCAAGCCGATCACGGGAGAGACCGCCCGCGACGCGCTGGCCGCGGTGGATCTCGATACCCCGCTGGGCCGGATCAAGTTCGACGAGCGGGGCGAGCCCCTCTTCTACGAGCGGGTGATCGTCCAGATCCAGGGCGGCCGGCACGTCGTCGTCTACCCGCGGGAACGGGCCACCGCCCCCCCGATCCTGCCGGGGCGCTGA
- the ugpC gene encoding sn-glycerol-3-phosphate ABC transporter ATP-binding protein UgpC, whose translation MAQVVLKDLNKKFDEVHAVKDVNLTIRDKEFMVFVGPSGCGKTTTLRMVAGLEEITSGEIQIGDRVVNDLPPKDRDIAMVFQNYALYPHMSVYDNMAFGLKMRKFPKAEIAKRVQDAAEILGIQELLKRKPRQLSGGQRQRVAVGRAIVRHPQVFLFDEPLSNLDAKLRVQMRVELKRLHERLETTAIYVTHDQVEAMTLGSRVVVMKDGWVQQVGEPMEIYTRPQNRFVAGFIGSPAMNFIPTRIAEAGGTLYAEASGIKVKVPPHVAGKLGAYTGRAVTLGVRPEDLRVGTSTESSDFAFDAVVDVVEPLGAEILLDTTAAAQSVVARVEPMVRTRPHEKIRLALVPERIHFFDPQTEDVIR comes from the coding sequence ATGGCACAGGTCGTGCTCAAGGATCTCAACAAGAAGTTCGACGAGGTCCACGCCGTCAAGGACGTGAACCTCACCATCCGCGACAAGGAGTTCATGGTCTTCGTCGGGCCCTCGGGCTGCGGCAAGACCACGACGCTCCGGATGGTGGCGGGCCTCGAGGAGATCACCTCGGGGGAGATCCAGATCGGCGACCGCGTCGTCAACGACCTGCCCCCCAAGGACCGGGACATCGCCATGGTGTTCCAGAACTACGCGCTCTACCCGCACATGAGCGTCTACGACAACATGGCCTTCGGGCTCAAGATGCGGAAGTTCCCCAAGGCCGAGATCGCCAAGCGCGTGCAGGACGCGGCGGAGATCCTCGGGATCCAGGAGCTCTTGAAGCGCAAGCCGCGGCAGCTCTCCGGCGGCCAGCGGCAGCGCGTGGCCGTCGGGCGGGCCATCGTGCGCCACCCGCAGGTGTTCCTCTTCGACGAGCCGCTGTCCAACCTGGACGCCAAGCTCCGCGTCCAGATGCGCGTGGAGCTCAAGCGGCTGCACGAGCGGCTCGAGACGACCGCCATCTACGTGACCCACGATCAGGTGGAGGCCATGACGCTCGGCAGCCGGGTGGTCGTCATGAAGGACGGCTGGGTCCAGCAGGTGGGCGAGCCCATGGAGATCTACACCAGGCCGCAGAACCGGTTCGTGGCGGGCTTCATCGGCTCGCCCGCGATGAACTTCATCCCCACGAGGATCGCCGAGGCCGGCGGCACGCTCTACGCCGAGGCCTCCGGGATCAAGGTGAAGGTGCCGCCGCACGTGGCCGGGAAGCTCGGCGCCTACACGGGCCGCGCCGTCACCCTCGGCGTCAGGCCCGAGGACCTCCGCGTCGGGACGAGCACCGAATCGTCGGACTTCGCCTTCGACGCCGTCGTGGACGTGGTGGAGCCGCTGGGGGCCGAGATCCTGCTCGACACCACGGCGGCCGCGCAGTCGGTGGTGGCGCGCGTGGAGCCGATGGTCCGGACGCGGCCGCACGAGAAGATCCGGCTCGCTCTCGTGCCCGAGCGCATCCACTTCTTCGATCCGCAGACCGAAGACGTCATCCGCTAG
- a CDS encoding TRAP transporter large permease subunit: protein MTGGELLGIIMLTIMIGVIFIGFPIAFTLLLLALAFGYFGLGAITFDLAYFQAIGLMKEQIFAAVPLFIFMGYVVEQAGLMERLFRAVRDALAPLKGALYIAVILTATIFAMATGIVGAAVTVLGIMAAPIMIKSGYSPRLSAGAIAAGGTLGILIPPSVMLIVMGPVINVSVAQLYAASFGPGFLLACMYIAYCLLRSFLNPRLGPPVPLDERPTSAGKVLWELVVGVLPLGALIASTLGTIMAGLVTPTEAAAMGASGAILLTILYGRFTLKGLKQAAYQTCTTASMVLFLAVASNVFGAVFSRLGSATVVTNAMIQLPLPPFGMLLLVQLLIFLLGWPFEWPAIILVFLPIFWPVIEALKFDPVWVGVLIAVNLQTAFLSPPVAMSAYYLKSVVPQWDLRTIYGGMADFMIIQVIGLVLVMLFPQIALWFPGWLFG, encoded by the coding sequence ATGACCGGCGGCGAGCTGCTCGGCATCATCATGCTGACGATCATGATCGGGGTGATCTTCATCGGCTTCCCGATCGCCTTCACCCTCCTGCTCCTGGCGCTCGCGTTCGGCTATTTCGGCCTCGGGGCCATCACCTTCGACCTGGCCTACTTCCAGGCCATCGGCCTCATGAAGGAGCAGATCTTCGCCGCCGTCCCGCTCTTCATCTTCATGGGCTACGTCGTCGAGCAGGCCGGGCTGATGGAGCGCCTGTTCCGCGCCGTCCGGGACGCCCTCGCGCCGCTCAAGGGCGCCCTCTACATCGCGGTCATCCTGACGGCCACGATCTTCGCCATGGCCACCGGCATCGTCGGGGCCGCCGTCACCGTGCTCGGCATCATGGCGGCGCCCATCATGATCAAGTCCGGCTACAGCCCCCGCCTGTCGGCGGGCGCCATCGCGGCCGGCGGCACCCTCGGCATCCTGATCCCGCCGAGCGTCATGCTGATCGTGATGGGGCCCGTCATCAACGTGTCGGTGGCCCAGCTCTACGCCGCCTCCTTCGGCCCGGGGTTCCTGCTGGCGTGCATGTACATCGCCTACTGCCTCCTCCGCAGCTTCCTGAACCCCAGGCTGGGCCCGCCGGTGCCTCTCGACGAGCGGCCCACATCGGCCGGGAAGGTGCTCTGGGAGCTGGTCGTGGGCGTCCTGCCGCTGGGCGCCCTGATCGCCTCCACGCTCGGCACGATCATGGCGGGGCTCGTCACCCCCACCGAGGCGGCGGCCATGGGGGCCTCGGGGGCGATCCTCCTGACCATCCTCTACGGCCGCTTCACGCTCAAGGGGCTCAAGCAGGCGGCCTACCAGACCTGCACGACCGCCAGCATGGTGCTCTTCCTGGCCGTGGCCTCCAATGTCTTCGGCGCCGTGTTCTCGCGGCTCGGGTCGGCCACCGTGGTCACCAACGCCATGATCCAGCTCCCGCTCCCCCCATTCGGGATGCTGCTCCTGGTGCAGCTCCTGATCTTTCTCCTCGGGTGGCCGTTCGAGTGGCCAGCTATCATCCTGGTCTTCCTGCCGATCTTCTGGCCGGTGATCGAGGCCCTGAAGTTCGATCCGGTGTGGGTGGGGGTGCTGATCGCCGTCAACCTCCAGACGGCCTTCCTGTCGCCGCCCGTCGCGATGTCGGCCTACTACCTCAAGTCGGTGGTGCCCCAGTGGGACCTGCGCACGATCTATGGCGGCATGGCCGATTTCATGATCATCCAGGTCATCGGGCTCGTCCTCGTGATGCTCTTCCCGCAGATCGCCCTCTGGTTCCCGGGCTGGCTCTTCGGCTAG
- a CDS encoding TRAP transporter small permease subunit translates to MPQPPPGLLKIIRGIDSFTEYSGKAVAFLIFPLVFGLTWEAISRYLLNAPTIWAFDLSYMLYAAFFMLGAHFALLRGAHIRTDMLWEKFSDRTKGLIDASAYVFFVFPGMILLFYASVDEAWHAFTIWERSEQTAWRPIIWPFKGLVPLTAVLILIQAVSELLKSLYAARTGTMLSKREGVEI, encoded by the coding sequence ATGCCACAGCCCCCGCCCGGCCTGCTGAAGATCATCCGCGGCATCGACAGCTTCACCGAGTACTCCGGGAAGGCCGTCGCCTTCCTGATCTTCCCGCTGGTCTTCGGGCTCACCTGGGAGGCCATCTCGCGCTACCTCCTGAACGCGCCGACCATCTGGGCTTTCGACCTCTCGTACATGCTCTACGCGGCGTTCTTCATGCTGGGCGCCCACTTCGCGCTCCTCCGGGGCGCCCACATCAGGACCGACATGCTGTGGGAGAAGTTCTCGGACCGGACCAAGGGGCTCATCGACGCCAGCGCCTACGTGTTCTTCGTCTTCCCCGGCATGATCCTCCTCTTCTACGCCAGCGTGGACGAGGCCTGGCACGCCTTCACAATCTGGGAGCGCTCGGAGCAGACCGCCTGGCGCCCGATCATCTGGCCCTTCAAGGGTCTGGTGCCGCTGACCGCGGTCCTCATCCTGATCCAGGCGGTCTCGGAGCTGCTCAAGAGCCTCTACGCCGCCCGGACGGGCACGATGCTCTCCAAGCGGGAAGGCGTCGAGATATGA
- the dctP gene encoding TRAP transporter substrate-binding protein DctP — translation MDFIDAMGWMFEGGGLELYQQFYKDILKLNVVVIPILPAGPQAFGWFKRPIKNLADFKGMKCRQTGIAAEVFTAMGMSVVNMPGGEIIPAAQRGVIDCAEWVGGVEDLKLGFHNVWKYHYTPGMHENVTIGELLVNKDVWDSLGAQNQEIVKSAAMETFFRWWMRWQRQNADAIKELQEKHKVQILKTPDDILYAFLKAWDKVAAQEAEKDPFFKKTLESQRKYASIVVPAKRFMFPTYNFAADYYWPVKK, via the coding sequence ATGGATTTCATCGACGCCATGGGCTGGATGTTCGAGGGCGGCGGGCTGGAGCTCTACCAGCAGTTCTACAAGGACATCCTCAAGCTCAACGTGGTGGTGATCCCGATCCTCCCCGCCGGCCCCCAGGCGTTCGGCTGGTTCAAGCGGCCCATCAAGAACCTGGCCGACTTCAAGGGCATGAAGTGCCGCCAGACCGGCATCGCCGCCGAGGTCTTCACCGCGATGGGGATGAGCGTGGTGAACATGCCCGGCGGCGAGATCATCCCGGCGGCGCAGCGAGGGGTGATCGACTGCGCCGAGTGGGTGGGCGGCGTCGAGGACCTCAAGCTCGGCTTCCACAACGTGTGGAAGTACCACTACACGCCGGGCATGCACGAGAACGTCACGATCGGCGAGCTGCTCGTCAACAAGGACGTCTGGGACAGCCTCGGGGCGCAGAACCAGGAGATCGTCAAGTCCGCGGCGATGGAGACGTTCTTCCGCTGGTGGATGCGCTGGCAGCGGCAGAACGCCGACGCCATCAAGGAGCTGCAGGAGAAGCACAAGGTCCAGATCCTGAAGACCCCCGACGACATCCTGTACGCCTTCCTCAAGGCCTGGGACAAGGTCGCGGCGCAGGAGGCCGAGAAGGACCCCTTCTTCAAGAAGACGCTGGAGTCCCAGCGGAAGTACGCGTCCATCGTCGTCCCGGCCAAGCGCTTCATGTTCCCGACCTACAACTTCGCGGCCGACTACTACTGGCCGGTGAAGAAGTAG